The proteins below come from a single Piscinibacter gummiphilus genomic window:
- a CDS encoding GntR family transcriptional regulator, which yields MDAAAPLPYHAQVRESLRTRILEGVYTPEQQLPSENDLTSLYEVSRITVRRALLDLENEGLVQRLQGRGTFVRRPQVTQDLARLQSFGEAMRPLGHETASRLLSVREVKPPQAVAQRLGVTMRSKVSEIRRVRYLSGTPVSLDVSYFSTTLGRRLAAEDLASRDIFLILEHDYGLSLGHADLLIGARLADEALVEHLGVALGSAVLYVDRLTTDLDGQPLACEHLFNNGDAYQYHLQVARDVPKPLSTPPKARSST from the coding sequence GTGGACGCCGCGGCGCCGCTGCCGTACCACGCCCAGGTGCGCGAGTCGCTGCGGACGCGCATTCTCGAAGGCGTCTACACGCCCGAGCAGCAGCTTCCGTCGGAGAACGACCTCACCTCCTTGTACGAGGTCAGCCGCATCACCGTGCGGCGCGCGCTGCTCGACCTCGAGAACGAAGGCCTGGTGCAGCGGCTGCAGGGCCGGGGTACTTTCGTGCGCCGGCCGCAGGTCACGCAGGATCTGGCACGCCTGCAGAGCTTCGGCGAAGCCATGCGGCCGCTCGGGCACGAGACGGCGAGCCGCCTGCTGAGCGTTCGCGAGGTCAAGCCGCCGCAGGCGGTGGCGCAGCGGCTGGGCGTGACGATGCGCAGCAAGGTGTCGGAGATCCGGCGCGTGCGCTACCTCAGCGGCACTCCGGTCTCGCTTGACGTGAGCTACTTCTCCACCACGCTCGGCAGGCGCCTGGCTGCGGAAGACCTGGCCTCGCGCGACATCTTCCTGATCCTGGAGCACGACTACGGCCTGTCGCTCGGCCATGCCGACCTGCTCATCGGCGCGCGCCTGGCCGACGAAGCGCTGGTGGAGCACCTGGGCGTGGCACTCGGCTCCGCGGTGCTGTATGTCGACCGCCTGACCACCGACCTCGACGGCCAGCCCCTCGCCTGCGAGCACCTCTTCAACAACGGCGACGCCTACCAATACCACCTGCAGGTGGCCCGCGATGTGCCGAAGCCGCTCAGCACCCCGCCCAAGGCCAGGAGTTCGACGTGA
- a CDS encoding ABC transporter permease produces the protein MTSRDLTRRRAAYLTLAVLSPLMLLVLWIAATSMGWIRSVLLPGPLAVLSTLQEMALQGYSGVGLLTHVGASLMRVGIAFVAGSLLGIAVGMLRGRVAAVDAVWLVPAELVRPIPPLGLIPLFILWFGIGETSKILLILVAVFLIMMINAQAGAAGCAQDVLRAAHTLGASRLQVFRHVVLPSALPQIMTGLRVALGTALSILVASELLGGDRGLGFIVLDASNFFRTTHVFAGIAIIGLIGLVSDRALAAAGKKLVHWEGRH, from the coding sequence ATGACCTCACGAGACCTCACGCGGCGGCGCGCCGCCTACCTCACGCTCGCGGTGCTCTCGCCGCTGATGCTGCTCGTGCTCTGGATCGCCGCCACCAGCATGGGCTGGATCCGCAGCGTGCTGTTGCCCGGCCCGCTGGCCGTGCTCTCCACGCTGCAGGAGATGGCGCTGCAGGGCTATTCCGGCGTGGGCCTGCTCACCCACGTCGGCGCGAGCCTGATGCGGGTGGGCATCGCCTTCGTGGCGGGGTCGCTTCTGGGCATCGCCGTGGGCATGCTGCGCGGCCGCGTGGCGGCGGTGGATGCGGTGTGGCTGGTGCCGGCGGAACTGGTGCGGCCGATTCCGCCGCTCGGGCTGATCCCGCTCTTCATCCTGTGGTTCGGCATCGGCGAGACGTCGAAGATCCTGCTGATCCTCGTGGCGGTCTTCCTCATCATGATGATCAATGCGCAGGCCGGCGCCGCCGGTTGCGCCCAGGACGTGCTGCGCGCAGCACACACGTTGGGCGCCTCGCGCCTGCAGGTATTCCGCCACGTCGTGCTGCCCTCGGCGCTGCCGCAGATCATGACCGGGCTGCGCGTGGCGCTGGGCACGGCGTTGTCGATCCTGGTGGCGTCGGAGCTGCTGGGCGGCGACCGCGGGCTTGGCTTCATCGTGCTCGACGCGAGCAACTTCTTTCGCACCACGCATGTGTTCGCCGGCATTGCGATCATCGGCCTCATCGGGCTGGTGAGCGACCGTGCACTGGCCGCGGCCGGCAAGAAACTGGTTCACTGGGAGGGCAGGCACTGA
- a CDS encoding allophanate hydrolase, translating into MTDAANLPLDCTTLQSAYRRGALSPLTVADEVLRRIEARDDDHVWVSRADPEAVRAQARRLAERRGEMARLPLYGLPFGVKDNVDVEGLPTTCGCEGYGRLPQHSAAAVQRAIDAGALFIGKQTLDQFATGLNGTRTTGGHCLNVFDPAVIPGGSSSGSGVAVAAGLVSFSLGSDTGGSGRVPAAMNNIVGVRPTIGLVSSRGMVYNNRLFDCMPVFAHTVDDAFMVLEAIAGFDAHDPLSRADADGIALDAPEPARFRFAVPRRLEFFGDMQSPACFEAALLRLERIGGERCEIDFSLFHEAGALVFESALVAERSASYGEVLERLPHALVPAVESILRRARGYSAVDAFQAQYRLQALRQQAKRLLTGIDVVVTPTVARPFRVDEMLAEPIVRNAEVGHYTYGVGPLDLCALALPAAMRPDGLPFGISLVGRAGHDGALRALGRRFEAATGLVPGVGASAAHLRRQEAHHLRE; encoded by the coding sequence GTGACTGATGCTGCAAACCTTCCGCTCGATTGCACGACGCTGCAGTCCGCCTATCGCCGCGGTGCGTTGTCGCCGCTTACGGTGGCCGACGAGGTGCTACGCCGCATCGAAGCGCGCGATGATGACCATGTGTGGGTGAGCCGCGCCGACCCCGAGGCCGTGCGAGCTCAAGCGCGCCGCCTCGCGGAGCGGCGTGGCGAGATGGCACGGCTGCCGCTCTATGGCCTGCCGTTCGGCGTGAAGGACAACGTCGACGTGGAAGGCCTGCCCACCACCTGCGGCTGCGAGGGCTACGGCCGCCTGCCGCAGCACAGCGCTGCCGCGGTGCAGCGTGCGATCGACGCCGGCGCCCTCTTCATCGGCAAGCAGACGCTCGACCAGTTCGCCACCGGGCTCAACGGCACACGCACGACGGGCGGCCATTGCCTGAACGTGTTCGACCCTGCGGTCATTCCCGGCGGGTCGAGTTCCGGCTCTGGCGTGGCGGTGGCGGCGGGCCTCGTGAGCTTCTCGCTCGGCTCGGACACCGGAGGCTCCGGGCGGGTGCCGGCGGCGATGAACAACATCGTGGGTGTGCGCCCCACCATCGGCCTCGTCAGCAGCCGGGGCATGGTCTACAACAACCGCCTGTTCGACTGCATGCCGGTCTTCGCGCACACGGTCGATGATGCGTTCATGGTGCTGGAGGCGATCGCCGGTTTCGACGCGCACGATCCCTTGAGCCGGGCCGACGCCGACGGCATCGCGCTCGATGCACCCGAGCCGGCGCGTTTCCGCTTCGCCGTGCCGCGCCGGCTCGAGTTCTTCGGTGACATGCAATCGCCCGCCTGTTTCGAAGCGGCGCTGCTGCGGCTTGAGCGTATCGGCGGCGAGCGCTGCGAGATCGACTTCTCGCTCTTTCACGAGGCCGGCGCGCTGGTCTTCGAGAGCGCGCTCGTGGCCGAGCGAAGCGCAAGCTACGGGGAGGTGCTGGAGCGTCTGCCGCATGCGCTGGTGCCCGCGGTGGAAAGCATCCTGCGGCGCGCGCGCGGGTATAGCGCCGTCGATGCCTTCCAGGCCCAGTACCGCCTGCAGGCGCTGCGGCAGCAGGCCAAGCGCCTGCTGACTGGCATCGATGTCGTGGTCACCCCCACCGTGGCGCGGCCGTTCCGTGTGGACGAGATGCTGGCCGAGCCGATCGTGCGCAATGCCGAGGTCGGCCACTACACCTACGGCGTCGGCCCGCTCGACCTGTGCGCATTGGCGTTGCCGGCCGCGATGCGGCCCGACGGCTTGCCGTTCGGCATTTCGCTCGTGGGCCGGGCAGGGCACGACGGTGCGCTGCGCGCCCTCGGCCGGCGATTCGAGGCCGCCACCGGCCTGGTGCCGGGAGTGGGCGCCTCAGCCGCGCATCTGCGTCGGCAGGAAGCTCACCATCTGCGGGAATAG
- a CDS encoding TRAP transporter large permease subunit, whose translation MNDLAITALLLVSLFLILGSGVWIGLALSGVAWIGMQVFSSRPAGDAMAVTIWGTASSWTLTALPLFIWMGEILFRTRVSQDMFRGLAPWMQSLPGRLLHTNVAGCTLFAAVSGSSAATCATIGKMSLPELARRGYPETMALGSLAGAGTLGLLIPPSIIMIVYGVSADVSISRLFIAGVIPGVVLALIFSGYIALWSWRHPGLVPPADAPMPWRERWAASRGLVPVMLLIAGVLGSIYSGIATATEAASLGVVGSLLISAAQGSLNWPTFRDSLLGGTRLYCMIALILAGAAFLTLSMGYIGLPRHLAEWIGGMQLSPLALLAALTLFYIVLGCFLDGISMVVLTMGVVLPTIQKAGIDLLWFGIFIVIVVEMAQVTPPVGFNLFVLQGMTGRGIGYIARATFPFFLLMVLMLVLLYLFPQMVSFLPTQMRG comes from the coding sequence ATGAATGACCTCGCCATCACCGCCTTGCTGCTGGTGTCGCTCTTTCTCATCCTCGGTAGCGGCGTGTGGATCGGCCTCGCGCTCTCGGGCGTGGCCTGGATCGGCATGCAGGTCTTCAGCTCACGCCCGGCCGGCGACGCGATGGCCGTCACCATCTGGGGCACCGCGTCGAGCTGGACGCTTACCGCGCTGCCGCTCTTCATCTGGATGGGCGAGATCCTCTTCCGCACCCGCGTGAGCCAGGACATGTTCCGCGGCCTCGCCCCGTGGATGCAGTCCCTGCCGGGCCGGCTGCTGCACACCAACGTGGCGGGCTGCACGCTCTTTGCGGCCGTCTCGGGCTCGAGCGCCGCCACCTGCGCCACCATCGGCAAGATGAGCCTGCCCGAGCTCGCGCGGCGCGGCTACCCCGAGACGATGGCGCTCGGCTCGCTGGCCGGGGCCGGCACGCTCGGGCTGCTGATCCCGCCGTCGATCATCATGATCGTCTACGGCGTCTCGGCCGACGTGTCGATCTCACGCCTCTTCATCGCCGGCGTGATCCCGGGCGTGGTGCTCGCGCTCATCTTCTCGGGCTACATCGCGCTGTGGTCGTGGCGCCACCCGGGTCTCGTCCCGCCGGCCGACGCGCCCATGCCCTGGCGCGAGCGCTGGGCCGCCTCGCGCGGGCTCGTTCCCGTGATGCTGCTGATCGCAGGCGTGCTGGGCTCCATCTACTCCGGCATCGCCACCGCCACCGAGGCGGCCAGCCTCGGCGTGGTGGGCTCGCTCCTCATCTCGGCCGCGCAGGGCTCGCTCAACTGGCCCACGTTCCGCGACTCGCTGCTGGGCGGCACCCGGCTCTACTGCATGATCGCGCTCATCCTCGCGGGGGCAGCCTTCCTCACGCTCTCGATGGGCTACATCGGGCTGCCGCGCCACCTGGCCGAATGGATAGGGGGCATGCAGCTGAGCCCGCTCGCGTTGCTGGCCGCGCTCACGCTCTTCTACATCGTGCTCGGCTGCTTCCTCGACGGCATCTCGATGGTGGTGCTCACGATGGGCGTCGTGCTGCCCACCATCCAGAAGGCCGGCATCGACCTGCTCTGGTTCGGCATCTTCATCGTCATCGTGGTCGAGATGGCGCAGGTCACGCCGCCGGTGGGCTTCAACCTCTTCGTGCTGCAGGGCATGACCGGCCGCGGCATCGGCTACATCGCCCGCGCCACGTTCCCCTTCTTCCTGCTGATGGTGCTGATGCTGGTGCTGCTGTACCTATTCCCGCAGATGGTGAGCTTCCTGCCGACGCAGATGCGCGGCTGA
- a CDS encoding ABC transporter ATP-binding protein: MDRPVSTLLQRQPKLAAPPREVLRFDRVGLHYDDRPVLRDLSFSVSAGETVALLGPSGCGKTSLLNIVAGFLQPTSGVALCNGREIAGPGPDRGVVFQSYALFDWMTVEDNIAFSLRCAGRPRDVQRDVAQRMARLVGLGGFEKSYPYQLSGGMRQRCGLARVLAAGPSVMLMDEPFAAVDVQTREALQEEILRIQASTGCTILFVTHSIDEAVFLGSRILLMLKDRLGAFDEFPVTLPLPRDLPENRLHPEFLAVRERVYRAMRQPPAQEARP, from the coding sequence ATGGACAGGCCCGTCTCGACACTGCTGCAACGGCAGCCCAAGCTGGCGGCGCCGCCGCGCGAGGTGCTGCGCTTCGATCGTGTCGGCCTGCACTACGACGACCGGCCGGTGCTGCGCGACCTGAGCTTCAGCGTGAGCGCCGGCGAGACCGTGGCGCTGCTCGGGCCGTCGGGGTGCGGCAAGACCTCCTTGCTCAACATCGTTGCCGGATTCCTGCAGCCCACGAGCGGCGTGGCGCTGTGCAACGGACGCGAGATCGCCGGGCCCGGCCCCGACCGGGGCGTTGTGTTCCAGTCGTATGCGCTCTTCGACTGGATGACGGTCGAAGACAACATCGCCTTCAGCCTGCGCTGCGCCGGCCGCCCGCGCGACGTGCAGCGCGACGTGGCGCAGCGCATGGCACGGCTGGTGGGCCTCGGGGGCTTCGAGAAGTCGTACCCCTATCAGCTCTCCGGCGGCATGCGCCAGCGCTGCGGGCTCGCGCGGGTGCTGGCCGCCGGCCCGAGCGTGATGCTGATGGACGAGCCCTTCGCAGCGGTCGACGTGCAAACGCGCGAGGCGCTGCAGGAAGAGATCCTGCGCATCCAGGCCTCCACCGGCTGCACCATCCTCTTCGTCACCCACAGCATCGACGAGGCGGTCTTCCTGGGCAGCCGCATTCTGCTGATGCTCAAGGACCGGCTCGGCGCCTTCGACGAATTCCCGGTCACGCTGCCCCTGCCGCGCGACCTGCCTGAAAACCGCCTTCACCCCGAATTCCTCGCCGTGCGCGAGCGGGTCTACCGCGCGATGCGGCAGCCGCCTGCGCAGGAGGCACGCCCATGA